DNA from Pseudophryne corroboree isolate aPseCor3 chromosome 7, aPseCor3.hap2, whole genome shotgun sequence:
aagcttccagagacgtgaccggctcctctgaacacattttctaaaccgagtctggtaggaggggcatagagagaagagccagcacacacatggctcctagtggacccgtctatatccgatggtactaaatggattcccagtactccctaggacgtaagagaaaacttttTTACTGAGGGAGGATTGTTTGATTACTAAGAACTCCCTATGAGTGAGCCAGCTACACCACCATAGTAGCCAGCTACAGTAGCCAGCTACACCACCACTCTAGTTTTTATTGTTCCAGTGCAAAGAGAGTATACTCACTTTTTTTCTCTTCCACTTTTTTCTTTGCTGCTTCTTCTCTCTGTTTTCGTATAATTGCTAGACGGGCCAAGTCAGCCTTTGCTTGGTCTGTTTTTCCTGCTAAATGCATCTTCATGTAACGCTCCTTTGCCTTCTGCTTTTCTATTTCTTCCCTATTCCAAATACAAAACACACTATTACTCTAGGATATATGCACTAGGGTATACTGCTCATTTGCCCTATGAATGGTAAAAAATAATCACCACTAAGACAGAGCAGCAACAGATCTAGAACTTAAATCAAGATATTAATTGCAAGCAAGCGGTCCATGCTAAAAATCACATTCCATCAGTTTGGGAAGACATAAATTTAATGATTTACTGTATCCATGCAAATTTAATAACCTttaggggatatcctattagccccggtaaattaatcTAATCGAATTAGCCCCGAGAAACCATCACGAGATgcggcttattggggattttgttttacctgcctcaggcaggcgaaaccaaatccctggaAATAGCCCAGCTGtttctcatgaaaacacacaggtttcactgaacctgtgtgttttcgggagaaaggcatattttttttttaacaggtgaTCTatcaggatagcctgtaaaaataaaaattaaagttggtgaaacatcgggaaaaattgcTAAAAACTTGTGTTTTTTGCACCCGATGTTTTACCTGGGCTAATATGAtatccccctttttcttttttaaatcacCGATATCTTTGGAGCCACTATCATTTTTCATCCTAACACAGGTTCAAGatcaaaaataaaatatttttctaaCATTTTATTTGGTCATGGAATGAAGATGTCTTTACTTAAGATTTCCTAACACTTAGGCAGGGTACACACTGAAACGACCAGCAATCCTTCCGACTTTCCCGATGATTTCCCTTGAGCCCAGAACAAGTAAGATTGAGCGTGCAAACACTGTGCAATCTTACAAAATAATATAATCTAtggcaggggcggccagacttttggagtcggtgatctactgtgaaagctaaaaagcttttgtgatctacctaggaggaataatagcgcgcgccgtaggtgcgtgcgggcaaaaaggggcgtggtataacaaaaagtgggcgtggtataacaaaaagtgggcgtggtataactaaaaaaagggacgtagccttgctgcgcagagtgtaattactgcctcacacgaaataacacattggcccccacaggtaaaaacctcaaacacatatgcccccacagtgccagatacacatgcccccacagtgccatgtgcccacagtgcaggatatgcccccacagtgccagatacagatatgcccccacagtgccagatatgcccccacagtgccagctacacatgcccccacagtgccatgtgcccacagtgccagatatgcccccacagtgccagatacagatatgcccccacagtgccatgtgcccacagtgccagatatgcccccacagtgccagattacagatatgcccccacagtgccagatatgcccccacagtgccagaaatgccctcagtgacatgtgcccacagtgccagatacagatatgcccccacagcgccagatacagatatgcccccacagcgccagattacagatatgcccccacagtgccagatatgcccccacagtgccatgtgcccgcagagccagatatgcccccagtgctagatatgcccccactgagctatgtgcccacaatgccagatatgcccccatagaagagctcaccgttggtgtgtggagagcgcagcgcgcgcttctcctgtctgccactCTGCCTCCTCAgtttgatctccggcggtgacggcagcgtgtatggctcaaatcaggtgccggtccgcgagctctcattggctaacgaaccggcacctgatttgagctatacactcggccgtcactgccgcagaccagactgaggaggcagagcggcaggcaggagaggcgcggcttcgggtggctgggcggcggatcgcgatcgactgtttggccacccctgttctatggTATAGATCGTTGCTCCTGTACACACTAGAATGATCACTGGCTAATTATACAATGGGAATATTGTCAGGACGTCTGCTTGGCAGTACACACTGCATGATAAGCAGCAAATTGCTATCGAtattgctaggtttgatgtgcagcacatcaaacctgacgacaTTGCATACGGCCGCGGGAGCGCACATAACGAGAATATATACTGAGCAATGTAGGCAAGTAAAGCCAGACGGGacaatatatcgttcagtgtgtacctggcttaaatATAATACTTCCAATACAGCTAGAAACCATCGACAGTCCTCAAAAATCACGATATTAAAAAACTGATAATTGACACTATACCAGTCTGTGACAGGTCCCACACTTGGTTACTGCATTTCTAATGAAAAGATTCCAGGGTGAAAGAACAaaactaaatcccccccccccccaaaaaaaataagttaaaaaataataaaataataataataataataataataataataataaataataataaataaataaaaaataatcgaAAAGCACCAATTAGAGTGAGAATTCCCAAATAATTCCATAATGATCCAGGATATAAGAACTGAAACACAGTTTAAAAACACAGTTTGCATCAACAGAATAACCACTAATCTGACAGGAAGTTACCTCTCTCTTCGCGACAGTTCCTTAGGACCTTCCAGATCAATCTGAGCAACCTTTTTAGACGCTTGTGCTGCCCGATTAGGATTCTCTATGTCAATCAGCCCTTCCACTCCTTTGCGCTTTGCCTGAAACATAAGTGgggaaacacacaaaaaaaaaaagctcaaTAAAAACTCCTTTCCTGAAATACattttataaatatacacacacatacaaacaggaaattcagcactcaccatagcaagctcacttgtcgtcacaacatcaataaataaatgatgggggtttaattagtatattggccaatgcacagaagcctgcaaaccgctcgccaaggtaccccaccttcttgcaggtcctacactatcacaaagtcttaaaaattaaaacctgtgtgatacagttgccaggttttaatttttaagactttgtgatagtgtaggacctgcaagaaggtgaggtaccttggcgagcggtttgcaggcttccgtgcattggccaattcactaactaaacccccatcaaatatttattgatgttgtgaggacaagtgagcttgctatggtgagtgctgaactttctgtttgtatgtattagggtaggtggccatgggctgcatgcaccccaccctatgagtggcgagtgcggatGCTGCACCCCGCTTctagggtggcgagtgctgtggttttctatatttgtttgtatgtatatatattacaatataatataatataatataatataataggaCACAGAACACACCCACTTGTGTATGGCCCAGTTGAAGGTGTTACATCCCCAACTTCATACAATGGGCCCTCAGTAATACCCCATTTCCATCTAATGACGCGTGTCGCAGTCGggaagcctgacacgggtgctacccggctgcgacccgcatcagcccCCTTTCTTTCGATCTGTCAtctccaacccggcatattgccgggttggtgacgttgcccggTGACGCAGTGGAGGCGGcgttgggagatcacatgatctcccagcgccaccctcccatacagcgtgaacgggagccggcactgcacagttcaaccctgcaagctaccagagttggaataccgggtcgctcgacccggattattcaaactcagcccttttacaccagccagcaacacgggttatgcgcgttcatgtgcaataaccagtgTTGTATGCTGGTTGGGGGAAAAGGGGTGTCAATGATCAGGACATTCTGGCAGTGCCATTGTGCAAGTCATGGAAACTAAGTTCTTGGTGAAGATCAGAGGACAAATCAAAAAAGTCTGGAGGGAAGTACCCGAAAATAAAAGTGTGCTCTCTGGAACATGAATTTAAGGAAGACCTGGTGATCCACCAaaatggatatccagggataccagaatttCCTCTACAACAATGACTGGTTCACTACTGACTTAAGTAATACTATTCTGAATCCAGACCATAAATGGGATCTGTTCTTGAGGTACACAACCATACAAAAAGACAGAACACCACAACCCTGTCTTCACTGGCATCAGTAAGAGTACCTGTCTGCTGACTGCATAAGATGTGTGTTTCGGATTTCAGAGACATATTCATTttcaaggaaaaaaagaaaaagaaaaaaaaaagataacaaCCCCCCCTTCGCCCCTCTAGAGGATCGGAGTAACAAACTGGAGGACAAAATGGTAGAAATGTTACAATGCAGTGTGTACGTTTATTATCTATAATGTAAATACTGTAAATCTAAAGCTAAAAATATCTATATCtagctttatttaatttttttaaaggtGCTCTGCAGATGCCAAGTCATACtgacacttgaggttctccaagtgccagcgtgCCATGGCAGATAATTGTGTGTGAGCTAGCTGAGACCTGAAGTGCGTcagtaaataaattaaaataatatttattgTCCCTCATTCACTCCTAAATGAGTGTGGGAAAAGTAGTAGCGCTATCAGCACAGGTAGTATTCCTACTAGAGTGCAGGCAGGGCACTGAAATATGAGCATGGCATGGCTGCAAACATCAAAGGTGCCCAAAACGGGTGCCATGACTGGCCACCAAAGGGGGGTGCGGCACCGCTGGGGTCACTCTTGCGGACATGCCCAGCACTTGCCGTGTTGCTGGGCTTCCCCCTCACtgtgaataaataagattttactcaccggtaaatctatttctcgtagtccgtagtggatgctgggtactccgtaaggaccatggggaatagacgggctccgcaggagactgggcactctttaaagaaagattaggtactacatctggtgtgcactggctcctccctctatgcccctcttccagacctcagttagggaaactgtgcccggaagagctgacattactaggaaaggatttggaatccagggtaagactcataccagccacaccaatcacacggtacaactcgtgataactatacccagttaacagtatgaacaacaactgagcctcattaaacagatggctcagaacaaaaaaccctatagttaacaataactatatacaagtattgcagaagtccgcactttggacgggctcccagcatccagtacggactacgagaaatagatttaccggtgagtaaaatcttattttctctgacgtcctagtggatgctgggtactccgtaaggaccatggggattataccaaagctcccaaacgggcgggagagtgcggatgactctgcagcaccgaatcagcaaactcaaggtcctcctcagccagggtatcaaacttgttgaatattgcaaacgtgtttgatcccgaccaggtagcagctcggcaaagttgtaaagccgagacccctcgggcagccgcccaagaagagcccaccttccttgtggaatgggccttgactgatttaggatgcggcagtccagccgcagaatgtgcaagttgaatcgtgctacagatccagcgagcaatagtctgcttagaagcaggagcacccagcttgttgggtgcatgcaggataaacagcgagtcagtttttctgactctagccgtcctggaaaataagaatttacttaccgataattctatttctcggagtccgtagtggatgctggggttcctgaaaggaccatggggaatagcggctccgcaggagacagggcacaaaaagtaaagctttaggatcaggtggtgtgcactggctcctccccctatgaccctcctccaagccagttaggtactgtgcccggacgagcgtacacaataagggaggaatttttaatcccgggtaagactcataccagccacaccaatcacaccgtacaacttgtgatctaaacccagttaacagtatgataacagcggagcctctgaaaagatggctcacaacaataataacccgatttttgtaactatgtacaagtattgcagataatccgcacttgggatgggcgcccagcatccactacggactccgagaaatagaattatcggtaagtaaattcttattttctctatcgtcctagtggatgctggggttcctgaaaggaccatggggattataccaaagctcccaaacgggcgggagagtgcggatgactctgcagcaccgaatgagagaactccaggtcctcttttgccaggatatcaaatttgtagaattttacaaacgtgttctcccctgaccacgtagctgctcggcagagttgtaatgccgagacctctcgggcagccgcccaagatgagcccaccttccttgtggaatgggccttaaccgatttagactgtggcaggcctgcctcagaatgtgcaagttgaattgtgttacaaatccaacgagcaatcgactgcttagaagcaggcgcacccaacttgttgggtgcatacagtataaacagcgagtcagattttctgactccagctgtcctggaatatattttcagggccctgacaacttctagcaacttggagtcctccaagtccctagtaggtgcaaggcaccacaataagctggttcaggtgaaacactgacaccaccttagggagagaactggggacgagtccgcagctctgccctgtccgaatggacaaacagatatgggcttttttgagaaaaaaccaccaatttgacactcgcctggtccaggccagggccaagagcatggtcactttttatgtgagatgctgcaaatccacatatttgactggttttaaaccaatgtgatttgagaaatcccagaactacgttgagatcccacagtgccactggaggcacaaaaaaggggtttgtatatgcaatactcccttgacaaacttctggacttcaggaactgaagccaattctttctggaagaaaatttacagggccgaatttgaaccttaatggaccccaatttgaggcccatagacactcctgtttgcaggaaatgcaggaaacgaccgagttgaaatttctttgtggggccttcctggcctcacaccacgcaacaaattttcgccacacgtggtgataatgttgt
Protein-coding regions in this window:
- the PDAP1 gene encoding 28 kDa heat- and acid-stable phosphoprotein, which translates into the protein MPKGGRKGGHKGRVRQYTSPEEIDAQIKAEHEKAQEAELEEGGVGAAGDPTKEKKDQSSDESDEDDDYQAKRKGVEGLIDIENPNRAAQASKKVAQIDLEGPKELSRREREEIEKQKAKERYMKMHLAGKTDQAKADLARLAIIRKQREEAAKKKVEEKKTKEPTGGTVKSMQSMSLNK